Proteins from a genomic interval of Paenibacillus sp. FSL H8-0048:
- a CDS encoding response regulator transcription factor, giving the protein MKKIMLVDDEILIRENIRECIDWEKEGFLYCGDAPDGELALPIIEAQLPDILITDIKMPFMNGLELTSVVRQKFPQIKIIILSGHDDFQYAQKALRLGVEDYCLKPFSAADLLQLLRSVSARIDEELRIRHKYAYTPENLFADLCGGLISTAAAYEAAAQLELQLTAPYYAAAVFTLQPMEESPEPPPASPDAEALLAGLLKEAADSFIYKRSRTETVLIYKGSDPVQMNQTLDDLCAAAKQRLREGCGLELSVSRGKVCERLQGIHLSYLEAENDRMFKQMSRMHSAAMLEAYYDPSAHGVLLDRSRLVQFLKSGDHRQMSGFLLELSKELEQMNWNSGYACYLMNDITLELVQTAKNGFRAAAGRAGILQELQTQLKQISSSDDGIQYLKQLYERLWEWRSEGADKHRELIDRVKQYILEQYDKEQLSLNDISKVVRVSPSHLSKTFSQATGQTITEFLTATRMDRAKELLKSTGHKTFEIAYLVGYNDQHYFSNLFKKVTGMTPMEFRRQGNTGEQLHTFRRGAGNA; this is encoded by the coding sequence ATGAAGAAGATTATGCTTGTGGATGACGAAATCCTGATCCGCGAGAATATCCGGGAATGCATCGATTGGGAGAAGGAGGGCTTCCTCTATTGCGGTGACGCTCCCGACGGGGAGCTGGCGCTCCCTATCATTGAAGCGCAGCTGCCTGACATTCTGATTACCGATATCAAAATGCCGTTCATGAACGGCCTGGAGCTTACCTCTGTCGTCCGCCAGAAATTCCCGCAGATCAAAATCATCATTCTCAGCGGCCATGATGATTTCCAGTATGCCCAGAAGGCACTGCGTCTGGGGGTGGAGGACTACTGCCTGAAGCCGTTCAGCGCTGCCGACCTGCTACAGCTCCTGCGTAGCGTCAGCGCCCGGATTGATGAGGAACTAAGGATCAGGCACAAATATGCCTACACCCCCGAGAATCTGTTCGCGGATCTGTGCGGAGGCCTGATCAGCACCGCTGCCGCTTACGAAGCGGCGGCCCAGCTTGAACTGCAATTAACAGCTCCTTACTACGCCGCCGCTGTATTTACTCTGCAACCTATGGAGGAGTCTCCGGAGCCTCCCCCCGCTTCACCGGATGCTGAGGCGCTGTTAGCGGGTCTGCTGAAGGAGGCGGCTGACAGCTTCATCTACAAGCGCAGCCGCACAGAGACGGTCCTGATCTATAAAGGCAGTGATCCGGTCCAGATGAACCAGACCCTGGATGACCTGTGCGCGGCTGCGAAGCAGCGGCTGAGGGAAGGCTGCGGGCTGGAGCTGTCCGTCAGCCGGGGCAAGGTCTGCGAACGTCTTCAGGGCATTCACCTCTCCTATCTGGAGGCCGAGAATGACCGGATGTTCAAGCAGATGTCCAGAATGCATTCCGCAGCCATGCTTGAGGCGTATTATGACCCTAGCGCCCATGGGGTTCTGCTCGACAGAAGCCGGCTGGTCCAGTTCCTGAAGTCAGGCGACCACAGGCAGATGTCCGGCTTCCTGCTGGAGCTGTCCAAGGAGCTTGAGCAAATGAACTGGAACTCAGGATATGCCTGTTATCTGATGAATGATATCACCCTGGAGCTGGTCCAGACGGCGAAGAACGGGTTCCGCGCAGCCGCGGGCCGCGCCGGCATCCTCCAGGAATTGCAGACACAGCTGAAGCAAATCTCCAGTAGTGATGACGGCATTCAGTATCTCAAGCAGTTATACGAGCGGCTATGGGAATGGCGTTCCGAAGGAGCAGACAAGCACCGTGAGCTGATTGACCGGGTGAAGCAATATATCCTTGAGCAATACGACAAGGAGCAGCTCTCCCTGAATGACATTTCCAAGGTGGTCAGGGTCAGTCCCAGCCATCTGAGCAAGACCTTCAGTCAGGCGACCGGGCAGACCATCACGGAATTCCTGACGGCTACACGTATGGACCGGGCCAAGGAGCTGCTGAAATCTACGGGGCACAAAACCTTTGAAATTGCCTATCTGGTCGGCTATAACGATCAGCATTATTTCTCCAACCTGTTCAAAAAAGTAACGGGGATGACGCCCATGGAATTCCGCAGGCAGGGAAATACCGGGGAGCAGCTGCACACGTTCCGCAGAGGGGCGGGAAATGCGTGA
- a CDS encoding AraC family transcriptional regulator has product MEQLTQYVFTPIPEEMICFHKSTTTEQLSPAQPYHRHDAYEIYLFLRGNTYMYVEQSCYKLSPGDLLLIRPGEMHRCVCADNQPYERIGLNLRRSALRRLSSSRTNLLACFNPFPSGLNTLIRLSRDQCAFYTRLADQLIHSLHSEEFGQDLLADSYATRLLVFINTLQQSSAALPHNLMPELVRQTMAYIEEHLLEPICSAQLEQEFHYSGKYISQQFKEHTGLTVRSYIVNKRVSLAMSHLTSGKSVAAACELSGFSDYANFIRSFTKVAGMSPGRYRAGMLP; this is encoded by the coding sequence ATGGAGCAACTTACCCAATATGTATTCACCCCGATCCCCGAAGAAATGATCTGCTTCCACAAATCAACCACCACGGAGCAGCTCAGCCCGGCTCAGCCTTATCACCGGCACGATGCCTACGAAATCTACCTGTTCCTGAGAGGCAATACCTACATGTATGTGGAGCAGTCCTGCTACAAGCTCTCCCCCGGCGATCTGCTCCTGATCCGACCCGGTGAGATGCACCGATGTGTCTGTGCCGACAACCAGCCCTATGAACGGATCGGGCTGAACCTGAGAAGATCCGCCCTGCGGCGGCTGTCCAGTAGCCGTACGAATCTGCTGGCCTGCTTCAACCCCTTTCCCTCCGGGCTGAACACGCTGATCCGGCTCTCCCGCGACCAGTGCGCCTTCTATACCAGACTGGCGGACCAATTGATCCATAGCCTTCACTCCGAGGAGTTCGGACAGGATCTGCTGGCCGATTCCTATGCCACCCGCCTGCTTGTATTCATCAACACGCTGCAGCAGTCTTCTGCCGCCCTGCCGCATAATCTCATGCCGGAGCTGGTCCGCCAGACAATGGCTTACATCGAGGAGCATCTGCTCGAACCGATCTGCTCCGCCCAGCTAGAGCAGGAATTCCATTACAGCGGCAAATATATAAGCCAGCAATTCAAAGAGCACACAGGACTTACCGTCCGCTCATACATCGTGAACAAGCGCGTCTCCCTGGCCATGAGCCACCTTACCTCCGGCAAGAGCGTCGCAGCCGCCTGCGAGCTGTCCGGCTTCAGCGATTACGCCAACTTCATCCGCAGCTTCACCAAGGTCGCCGGGATGTCTCCTGGCAGATACCGGGCTGGTATGCTGCCGTAA
- a CDS encoding sugar ABC transporter substrate-binding protein — translation MSVNRLRGWSVVLLLLTAGFLLGGCLKASGATDTPQIAAGEPPASTSEEPPLTFGIIYPMVNATYEMITGKAEAVARKHNVELLVQAPDEANLEQQIRIMEMMIKRGVDGIAIAPVDSQALTAIINKAAAQGIPVVCFESDSPVSRRTAYIGADNRATGAVMGQTVERLLSGKGMILVESGMSRMQSTRERLLGLEAYLTKHTDIDVLEIRHNDGSEERAAGQLEQMISDHPHFSALVNLDFVSSTSSVLVWKAKGLKRYNLALGLTPALQQALDNGQITRVISQNEQNWGEDIINTLLLLSKGTDTAQWINSDIAIIGE, via the coding sequence GTGAGCGTGAACAGGCTTCGGGGATGGTCTGTGGTTCTTCTGCTGCTGACGGCGGGCTTCCTGCTTGGCGGCTGTCTTAAGGCATCAGGAGCAACGGATACTCCTCAGATAGCCGCGGGAGAGCCCCCGGCAAGCACAAGTGAAGAACCGCCGCTGACCTTCGGCATTATCTACCCTATGGTGAATGCCACTTACGAGATGATCACCGGAAAAGCGGAAGCGGTAGCCCGGAAGCATAACGTAGAGCTGCTGGTGCAGGCTCCCGATGAAGCCAATCTGGAGCAGCAGATCCGCATCATGGAGATGATGATTAAGCGGGGGGTAGACGGCATTGCAATTGCTCCGGTGGATTCGCAGGCGCTCACCGCGATAATTAACAAGGCGGCCGCTCAAGGGATACCCGTGGTCTGCTTCGAATCGGATTCGCCTGTCAGCCGGAGAACGGCCTATATCGGGGCGGATAACCGGGCAACCGGCGCAGTGATGGGACAGACGGTGGAACGTCTGCTAAGCGGCAAAGGAATGATTCTGGTCGAGTCCGGGATGTCCCGGATGCAGAGCACCCGGGAACGCCTGCTTGGACTTGAAGCTTATCTGACTAAGCATACGGACATTGATGTACTGGAGATCCGCCACAATGACGGCAGTGAGGAACGGGCTGCCGGGCAGCTGGAGCAGATGATCTCGGACCATCCCCATTTCAGCGCGCTGGTCAATCTGGATTTTGTCTCCAGCACCAGCTCTGTCCTGGTCTGGAAGGCCAAGGGGCTGAAGCGTTATAACCTCGCCCTCGGCCTCACCCCTGCCTTGCAGCAGGCGCTGGATAACGGCCAGATCACCCGCGTAATCTCACAGAACGAGCAGAACTGGGGCGAGGATATCATCAACACGCTGCTTTTACTGTCCAAGGGCACAGACACAGCCCAATGGATCAACTCGGACATTGCGATTATTGGGGAGTAG
- a CDS encoding S-layer homology domain-containing protein, which translates to MSKKIRRKALSVSMAGVLLLSVITPMPFSNPLQAAPAADVQAAIAPAQVTADWYKSYQTMDGVGAAYAYTDSVHMLQLASAGHQDTVRHLLDLTFSEQKGTGHDIVRVIIGDNGGLTASGATAASPGFNPLTSLLADVNHPGFDIDGNAIPMRGTAGQYGYKIEAENRYYDGNTDSIWPVEPEHAPGTLVPVQDFVWDYPSWNQPIGNDDGGPTNLLSKPGEQPVVIKNSPRTRKELFDIDQVWTMLQAQQYGVKQFYACTWTVPYWMSQSNTNSPSKIIRGDIATIDGKPVKIYYQAYADYLVNYIRGMWEQWGIPITHINPFNEVDLAGGSAAYVTELINGYIGPALKKSMQPGGDLYDIKNPEGKLIDFIPQLAAVDGTNLGASLSRGGEVFSQTDPDNALDKNPYLDVFTTHLYGTVGIGTDENKLYHTGDFSKSPLDYTKDGSKYPEWLNKYKLWQAEFMNQDTGDGSAGAYTQRYGNQNINDAVRWSNLLTNMFTSSPGFTGFVWWSMWDSNGADGSDLIRFATTNSQQEPGRISTLTGEYRLFKRFYSYGHFSRFMNPGDVRFEVTRVPAPDLNVVGFKNPATGDFSMTVSNANNDDSVQPLEFNLKDFPAGTDSVTVFRTSGSENQKKLGTIPVSGGKFVIDIPSASVVTVVPSKGTFAAYQGLDGERDIFSTLEAEGNDNRVPGDSAGQAGRANEAVTLGAGGYLAYNNVNFADGSANGGVVRRHLLYLTAQTKSAQGGKLAAYVLPVGTAAGSSADILSQGTRVAAIAVPANDSYGKFQTMVDTGDLSAYGHKDLYIVAEPNGAEGTITIDRFLFGAGDSDWSAAANNSVVTIPGNLLLNGDFDTATASNTDHWSAGRYNNGSFEPAVTGPVLTADTVQSYSGLSRYLKNSSTSKVAGSGKLAGRTAAAEQYDGIWQDVTGKLSPGESYNFKGYFLSMMSRPDSYDVAAEHPGDVEVALVYYGKDGVQLGMDPINGRDMPEPYAAREAGDPAYWQNGRLVGRILEGGPLALSSFQPVDVKVADWHETPNQPFTYDEPAGTAKVVLAVYAKDANILYADQMSLTPEAVVSRNLFINGVQPSDFDEGKTEYKYTVTGNAIPKVTAATSDPAELVSLSQAGSAQGTAVVRFIKGQQVKTYKIFFSTNEVVDFSNGLPAGWEVVNPAEPQAALRYSADGAEIQTLKSDTEYPGSHNMLQLPGSADGNWTLTAKLTVDKPLNDPSMGENSQVGLGISGSSSGEFYRINARKVSSNIKVNNSGKSGTQSFTNNTNQTNLSGTNYFLRIVKEGNVVQGYFSTNSGSSWTAMGSPSTYTPEFFKAAKVQLYGTNTSAVTDFKVTFSGVTLVKTLGETGEIIWPEGSKLEATGITRTGVTLSWPAAMDNLGVTGYRIYNGIAAEPLLVTGSEPVETEAGAVYRYEISGLLPNTQYTFKVEARDAAGSWSKDGPSVIVTTLPGEDITPPVWAEGSTLAASNITSDGLTLTWSATATDDRGIYGYRITNGTGDQPVTVTAAVYTETVTGAVYSYQVTGLQPGSQYMFKVEAGDTDGNWSEDGPSVSATTLPAADITPPVWMERSTLEASRITASGLTLTWTQAGDDTGVTGYKVYRGAEEIAALSGTDLRYEVTGLTAGTRYNFSVQAGDEAGNWSMNGPALSVTTLKDSSGPSEPAPTTIPTPNPTPTPTPASTPVPTSMPASKPSSAPTPTPVPGAVVSPSPTPAVTSAPSPVPASPFRDVQAKYSWASEAIDTLYGLGIITGTSSTTFNPEKNITRADFVLMLVRALGLEAEAEAGAQANSSFTDVHQGAYYYEALGIAKKLGIIQGVGGSSFNPQGEITRQDMMVIAARALKTLNKLTVSGSAGELSGYTDSSKVAKYAVNSVAALVREGIVRGDGTSIHPAAVTTRAEAAVIIFRMMKK; encoded by the coding sequence ATGAGTAAAAAGATCAGGAGAAAGGCACTCTCAGTTTCCATGGCTGGTGTGCTGCTGCTATCCGTCATTACCCCTATGCCATTCTCTAACCCGCTTCAAGCTGCTCCGGCTGCTGACGTGCAGGCTGCTATTGCTCCGGCACAGGTAACAGCAGATTGGTACAAGAGCTATCAGACGATGGATGGTGTAGGAGCCGCCTATGCGTATACGGATTCCGTGCATATGCTGCAGCTCGCTTCAGCCGGCCATCAGGATACGGTCCGGCATCTGCTGGATCTGACCTTCAGTGAACAAAAGGGTACAGGCCACGACATTGTCCGGGTGATCATTGGTGATAACGGCGGCCTGACGGCTTCCGGGGCTACTGCGGCAAGCCCGGGGTTCAACCCGCTCACCAGTCTCCTGGCCGATGTGAATCATCCCGGCTTCGACATTGATGGGAATGCCATTCCCATGCGTGGAACAGCAGGACAATACGGCTACAAGATCGAAGCGGAGAACCGTTATTACGACGGCAATACTGACAGCATCTGGCCGGTCGAACCGGAGCATGCTCCTGGAACCCTTGTACCTGTGCAAGACTTTGTATGGGATTATCCCTCCTGGAACCAGCCGATCGGCAATGACGACGGCGGCCCGACCAATCTCCTCAGTAAGCCTGGTGAACAGCCTGTAGTCATCAAGAATTCCCCGCGTACCCGCAAAGAGCTGTTCGATATCGATCAGGTCTGGACTATGCTCCAGGCACAGCAGTATGGCGTCAAGCAATTCTATGCCTGCACCTGGACCGTCCCTTATTGGATGAGCCAATCCAACACCAATTCTCCCAGCAAAATTATCCGCGGCGACATCGCCACCATCGACGGAAAACCGGTCAAAATATATTATCAGGCCTATGCAGATTATCTTGTCAATTATATTCGCGGCATGTGGGAACAGTGGGGGATTCCGATAACCCACATCAATCCTTTTAACGAAGTCGATCTGGCGGGCGGCTCAGCCGCTTATGTTACGGAACTGATTAACGGCTATATCGGACCTGCCTTGAAAAAATCGATGCAGCCCGGCGGCGATCTCTATGATATTAAGAACCCCGAAGGCAAGCTCATTGATTTCATTCCCCAGCTTGCCGCCGTGGACGGCACGAATCTGGGCGCTTCCTTAAGCAGAGGCGGCGAGGTGTTCTCGCAGACGGACCCGGATAATGCACTCGACAAGAATCCCTATCTCGATGTATTCACCACCCATCTCTACGGTACAGTGGGGATCGGTACAGATGAGAACAAGCTGTATCATACCGGTGATTTCTCCAAGAGTCCTCTGGATTACACCAAGGATGGCAGCAAGTATCCCGAATGGCTGAATAAGTATAAGCTCTGGCAGGCAGAATTCATGAACCAGGACACCGGTGACGGATCGGCTGGCGCGTATACCCAGCGCTACGGCAATCAGAATATCAATGACGCAGTGCGCTGGTCCAATCTGCTGACCAATATGTTCACCAGTAGTCCGGGCTTCACCGGCTTTGTCTGGTGGAGCATGTGGGACAGCAACGGCGCGGACGGCTCTGACCTGATCCGCTTCGCGACGACCAACTCCCAGCAGGAGCCGGGACGGATCAGCACACTGACCGGTGAATACCGGTTGTTCAAGCGCTTTTACAGCTACGGGCATTTCTCCCGGTTCATGAATCCCGGCGATGTGCGCTTTGAGGTTACACGCGTACCGGCGCCCGATCTGAATGTGGTCGGCTTCAAGAATCCGGCTACGGGTGATTTCTCGATGACGGTATCGAATGCGAACAATGATGACAGCGTCCAGCCACTGGAATTCAATCTGAAGGACTTCCCGGCAGGAACAGACAGCGTGACCGTGTTCCGCACCTCGGGAAGCGAGAATCAGAAGAAGCTGGGTACGATTCCGGTATCGGGCGGCAAGTTCGTTATTGATATTCCATCGGCCAGCGTCGTAACGGTTGTTCCGTCTAAGGGAACCTTTGCCGCCTATCAGGGGCTGGACGGGGAACGCGATATCTTCTCCACGCTTGAGGCAGAGGGGAATGACAACCGTGTGCCCGGCGACAGTGCAGGCCAAGCAGGCCGTGCCAATGAGGCAGTGACACTGGGGGCAGGCGGGTACCTCGCTTACAACAATGTGAACTTTGCAGACGGCTCGGCGAACGGCGGCGTGGTCCGCAGACACTTGCTGTATCTTACCGCCCAGACGAAGTCGGCTCAGGGAGGCAAGCTTGCCGCTTACGTCCTTCCCGTAGGGACTGCTGCCGGCAGCAGCGCCGACATCCTGTCCCAGGGTACGCGGGTCGCAGCGATTGCGGTACCGGCCAATGACAGCTACGGCAAGTTCCAGACTATGGTCGATACCGGTGATCTCAGTGCTTACGGGCACAAGGATCTTTATATTGTGGCTGAGCCTAACGGGGCTGAGGGCACGATTACCATTGACCGCTTCCTGTTTGGCGCAGGTGATTCGGACTGGAGTGCGGCTGCCAACAACTCGGTCGTGACGATTCCGGGGAACCTGCTGCTGAATGGAGATTTCGATACAGCCACAGCCTCGAATACAGATCACTGGTCGGCAGGCCGTTACAATAACGGCAGCTTCGAGCCTGCTGTCACAGGACCTGTGCTTACGGCAGATACAGTGCAGAGCTACTCGGGACTCTCCCGTTACCTGAAGAACAGCTCTACCTCCAAGGTTGCCGGGTCCGGGAAGCTTGCGGGCCGCACTGCAGCCGCGGAGCAGTATGACGGCATCTGGCAGGATGTGACCGGCAAGCTGAGCCCGGGCGAGAGCTATAACTTCAAGGGCTATTTCCTCTCGATGATGAGCCGCCCGGACAGCTATGATGTCGCTGCGGAGCATCCCGGAGATGTGGAAGTGGCGCTGGTGTATTACGGCAAGGATGGAGTTCAGCTTGGCATGGACCCGATCAACGGGCGCGATATGCCGGAGCCTTATGCCGCCCGTGAAGCTGGTGATCCGGCGTACTGGCAGAACGGCCGGCTGGTTGGACGTATTCTTGAAGGCGGCCCGCTGGCCTTAAGCTCCTTCCAGCCTGTGGATGTGAAGGTGGCGGACTGGCATGAGACCCCTAATCAGCCGTTTACGTACGATGAGCCCGCAGGCACAGCAAAGGTGGTTCTGGCGGTGTATGCGAAGGATGCCAACATCCTGTATGCCGACCAAATGTCGCTTACTCCTGAGGCGGTTGTCTCCCGCAACCTCTTTATCAATGGCGTTCAGCCGTCTGATTTTGATGAAGGGAAAACTGAATATAAATATACAGTAACCGGGAATGCCATTCCGAAGGTTACGGCGGCAACCAGTGATCCGGCTGAGCTTGTAAGCCTCTCGCAGGCGGGCAGTGCGCAGGGCACGGCGGTGGTCCGTTTTATTAAAGGGCAACAAGTGAAGACCTATAAAATTTTCTTCAGCACAAACGAGGTGGTTGATTTCTCGAATGGCCTTCCGGCAGGCTGGGAGGTGGTAAATCCGGCTGAGCCGCAGGCGGCACTCCGCTATAGCGCGGATGGTGCAGAGATTCAGACCTTGAAGAGCGATACGGAGTATCCGGGCAGCCATAATATGCTGCAGCTTCCAGGCTCCGCTGACGGCAACTGGACGCTGACGGCGAAGCTTACCGTTGACAAACCGCTGAATGATCCGTCCATGGGCGAGAACTCCCAGGTGGGGCTTGGTATCAGCGGCAGTTCAAGCGGAGAATTTTACCGGATCAATGCAAGGAAGGTCAGCAGCAATATCAAAGTCAATAATTCAGGCAAAAGCGGCACCCAGTCCTTCACCAACAATACGAACCAAACCAACTTAAGCGGTACTAACTATTTCTTGCGGATTGTAAAAGAAGGCAATGTGGTGCAAGGCTATTTCTCCACCAACAGCGGCTCTTCCTGGACTGCGATGGGCAGTCCGTCCACGTATACTCCGGAATTCTTTAAGGCTGCCAAGGTGCAATTGTATGGAACCAATACGAGCGCTGTAACGGACTTCAAGGTCACCTTCTCGGGGGTTACTCTGGTGAAGACCCTGGGGGAGACGGGGGAAATAATCTGGCCTGAGGGAAGCAAGCTTGAAGCTACCGGTATTACGCGTACAGGGGTTACCTTATCGTGGCCGGCGGCAATGGATAATCTGGGCGTTACCGGCTACCGCATCTACAACGGGATTGCTGCCGAGCCGCTGCTTGTAACCGGCAGTGAGCCGGTGGAGACTGAAGCCGGAGCTGTATACCGTTATGAGATATCCGGGCTGCTGCCGAACACGCAGTATACCTTCAAGGTGGAGGCAAGAGATGCTGCGGGGAGTTGGAGTAAGGACGGACCGTCCGTTATAGTGACCACCCTGCCGGGTGAAGACATCACGCCGCCGGTCTGGGCCGAAGGAAGCACGCTTGCCGCTTCCAATATCACAAGTGACGGGTTGACGTTGACCTGGTCGGCTACGGCTACAGATGACAGAGGCATCTACGGATACCGGATTACGAACGGAACCGGAGATCAGCCGGTTACGGTTACAGCTGCTGTGTATACGGAGACCGTAACCGGTGCTGTATACAGTTATCAGGTAACGGGATTGCAGCCTGGTTCGCAGTATATGTTCAAAGTGGAGGCAGGGGATACGGACGGCAATTGGAGCGAGGATGGGCCCTCTGTGTCAGCAACCACGCTGCCTGCTGCGGATATCACACCTCCGGTCTGGATGGAGAGAAGCACACTTGAAGCTTCACGGATCACGGCATCCGGCCTGACGTTAACCTGGACGCAGGCTGGGGATGATACGGGAGTGACCGGCTACAAAGTCTATAGGGGAGCAGAGGAAATCGCTGCGTTATCTGGAACAGACCTGCGGTACGAGGTAACCGGGCTTACTGCGGGAACAAGGTATAATTTCTCGGTGCAGGCCGGGGATGAAGCCGGGAACTGGAGCATGAATGGTCCTGCCCTCTCTGTAACTACGCTAAAAGACAGCAGCGGTCCGTCTGAGCCGGCGCCAACAACTATACCGACGCCGAATCCGACACCAACGCCGACACCAGCGTCTACACCAGTGCCGACATCTATGCCAGCATCTAAGCCGTCATCTGCACCAACGCCTACTCCTGTGCCTGGTGCAGTAGTGTCGCCATCGCCGACACCGGCTGTAACTTCGGCACCTTCACCGGTGCCTGCCAGCCCGTTCCGGGATGTGCAGGCCAAGTATAGCTGGGCTTCCGAGGCGATTGACACGCTATACGGGCTGGGTATTATCACAGGAACCTCCAGTACCACGTTTAACCCGGAGAAGAACATCACGCGAGCGGATTTTGTGCTGATGCTCGTGCGGGCTCTCGGACTTGAAGCGGAGGCAGAGGCAGGCGCACAGGCAAACTCCAGCTTCACGGATGTTCATCAGGGAGCCTATTATTATGAAGCATTGGGCATCGCCAAGAAGCTGGGAATCATCCAGGGAGTGGGCGGAAGCAGCTTCAATCCGCAGGGAGAAATCACCAGACAGGATATGATGGTCATCGCTGCCAGAGCACTGAAGACGTTGAACAAATTGACGGTTAGCGGCAGTGCCGGAGAATTAAGCGGCTATACGGACAGCAGTAAGGTAGCAAAGTATGCCGTAAATAGTGTAGCCGCTCTGGTCAGAGAAGGCATTGTGCGGGGAGACGGCACCTCCATCCATCCCGCAGCAGTCACCACCCGGGCGGAAGCCGCAGTCATAATCTTCCGTATGATGAAGAAGTAA
- a CDS encoding glucuronoxylanase, with product MKSTFKKSLCTLLATVTMLSVLVVPPSKVNAASDVTVNLSAQKQEIRGFGGINHPNWIGDLTAAQRETAFGNGANQLGFSILRISVDENKNNWYKELDTAKAAVAKGAIVFASPWNPPSSMTETFNRNGNTSAKRLKYNQYGAYAQHLNDFVTYMKNNGVNLYAISIQNEPDYAETWTWWTPAEVLNFMKNYAGSINCRVIAPESFQYLKNMSDPILNDSQALANMDILGAHLYGTQVNNFAYPLFKQKGAGKELWMTEVYYPNSNNNSANLWPEALEVAYHMHNALVEGDFQAYVWWYIRRQYSPMNEDGSISKRGDSMAQFSKFIRPGYVRVDATKNPNTNVYVSAYKGSNKAVIVAINKSTSAVSQRFVLQNGTASSFASWITDANRKVAAGSNINVSNGAFTAQLPALSVTTFVATLGSSKSSVTDAIYDIEAEPALAEEVLAQ from the coding sequence ATGAAATCAACGTTTAAGAAATCATTATGTACCTTGCTGGCAACAGTAACTATGTTGTCTGTGCTGGTGGTGCCGCCGTCCAAAGTGAATGCAGCCAGCGATGTGACGGTCAATCTGTCCGCCCAGAAGCAGGAGATTCGCGGATTCGGGGGCATCAACCATCCGAACTGGATTGGGGACCTGACCGCCGCACAGCGGGAGACCGCCTTCGGGAACGGGGCGAATCAGCTAGGATTCTCCATTCTGAGAATCTCTGTAGACGAAAACAAGAACAACTGGTATAAGGAGCTGGACACGGCCAAGGCGGCCGTTGCCAAGGGAGCGATCGTCTTTGCTTCACCATGGAATCCGCCCAGCAGCATGACGGAGACCTTCAACCGCAACGGGAATACCTCGGCCAAGCGTCTCAAATATAACCAGTACGGCGCATACGCCCAGCATCTGAATGATTTCGTGACGTATATGAAGAATAATGGGGTTAACCTGTATGCGATCTCGATACAGAATGAACCGGACTATGCCGAGACCTGGACCTGGTGGACACCTGCCGAAGTCTTGAACTTTATGAAGAATTATGCCGGTTCCATCAATTGCCGGGTCATTGCTCCCGAGTCCTTCCAATATCTTAAGAATATGTCCGACCCGATTCTGAATGATTCCCAGGCACTGGCCAATATGGATATTCTGGGTGCGCATTTGTATGGAACACAGGTGAACAACTTTGCCTATCCGCTCTTCAAGCAGAAGGGTGCAGGCAAAGAGCTGTGGATGACTGAGGTCTATTATCCGAACAGCAATAACAACTCGGCCAATCTGTGGCCGGAAGCGCTGGAAGTAGCATACCATATGCACAATGCGCTGGTGGAAGGGGATTTCCAGGCTTATGTATGGTGGTATATCCGCCGCCAGTACAGCCCGATGAATGAAGACGGCAGTATCAGCAAGCGCGGGGACAGCATGGCCCAGTTCTCCAAGTTCATCCGCCCGGGTTATGTAAGAGTGGACGCGACCAAGAATCCGAATACCAATGTCTATGTCTCGGCTTACAAGGGCAGTAACAAGGCAGTTATTGTGGCTATTAATAAAAGCACTTCGGCCGTCAGCCAGCGGTTCGTCCTGCAGAACGGCACAGCCTCCAGCTTCGCTTCGTGGATTACCGACGCCAACCGGAAGGTGGCTGCCGGCTCTAACATTAATGTGTCGAACGGCGCTTTCACCGCCCAGCTGCCTGCGCTTAGTGTAACTACCTTCGTAGCCACACTCGGAAGCAGCAAAAGCTCCGTAACGGATGCAATCTATGACATTGAAGCAGAGCCTGCTTTGGCTGAGGAAGTTCTTGCCCAGTAG